From the Hevea brasiliensis isolate MT/VB/25A 57/8 chromosome 15, ASM3005281v1, whole genome shotgun sequence genome, one window contains:
- the LOC110650998 gene encoding uncharacterized protein LOC110650998, whose translation MTVSSHCFVEWKEHFVSQERGKRVVHYFLKDSAGESILAVVGTERSVRHMFYVVAEEFMQTYGAENSIHAGFKWRSRREVVDWLTSMLSKQHLQSDRSKSPKHDLVQTLESPQYPVNAFGAQQTQGRLSRNLNGHNSDIVWSGDAWTCGKQLKHYPAFCRNGIRIVIQSFVFVMAKGKNHYVAYLEDMYEDKRGQKKVKVRWFHHNQEVKGVVPLRNAHPKEVFITPYSQVISAECVDGPATVLTREHYEEYLAAFPNALSARIHLCFRQFRSNKVKPFDLSKLRGYFDQQIISCLNSKPFPGPDSIGLGYGLTGEQDEELSPGENVKLGAKRTRSGRGSETFATDHSGVGISGSQMMTSEPSYFNLRYGMSGKRLPPLKHAESQHQYSPLFKVDEKVELLCQDSGIRGCWFRCTVLQVSRKQIKVQYDDLRDEDEYGNLEEWILAFKLAVLDKLGMRCSGRPTIRPAPPLNEQTDLAFEVGSAVDAWWSDGWWEGVVTGISSSNDDILQVYFPGESFFLSIHKKNLRTSRDWVDNQWIDIQAKPDILSAISVTISPDAKMSTSSTITKDMKPSGFDFSYTEVHTSAELNNIEDKESDIATLVRTGSILEDMDCDDDRKPPSSDDKADEDGGNDINVSHDEVDGVQGNDEDEVDGDVKESDEKIDIVVFESSEKNCKAVEFMEVTA comes from the exons ATGACTGTAAGCAGTCACTGTTTCGTCGAATGGAAAGAGCATTTTGTTTCGCAGGAGCGGGGGAAGCGTGTGGTTCACTATTTCCTGAAGGATTCTGCTGGGGAATCTATTCTTGCTGTTGTGGGCACTGAGAGGAGTGTTAGGCACATGTTCTATGTTGTTGCTGAGGAGTTTATGCAGACTTATGGTGCAGAAAATTCTATTCATGCTGGTTTCAAATGGAGGTCAAGGAGGGAGGTTGTGGATTGGCTTACGTCTATGTTATCAAAGCAGCATCTACAGAGTGATCGGTCCA AATCACCAAAACATGATTTAGTGCAAACTCTGGAATCTCCTCAATATCCTGTGAATGCATTTGGTGCTCAACAGACACAG GGCCGGCTTTCTAGGAACTTGAATGGACATAATTCAGATATTGTGTGGTCAGGCGATGCATGGACATGTGGAAAACAGCTCAAACACTACCCAGCTTTCTGTAGAAATGGGATTAGAATAGTG ATCCAGTCCTTTGTTTTTGTCATGGCAAAAGGTAAGAATCATTACGTTGCTTATTTGGAAGATATGTATGAAGACAAGAGGGGACAGAAGAAAGTCAAAGTGAGGTGGTTTCATCATAACCAGGAAGTCAAGGGTGTAGTTCCTCTAAGAAATGCTCATCCAAAAGAAGTTTTTATTACACCTTATTCGCAGGTCATTAGTGCAGAATGTGTTGATGGCCCTGCTACAGTATTAACTCGTGAGCATTATGAGGAATACTTGGCTGCTTTTCCTAATGCTTTATCAGCTAGAATACATTTGTGCTTTAGGCAGTTCAGAAGCAATAAAGTAAAGCCCTTTGATTTGAGTAAATTGCGTGGGTACTTTGATCAACAAATTATCTCTTGTCTGAATTCCAAACCATTTCCTGGGCCTGACTCTATAGGCTTAGGCTATGGCCTAACGGGTGAACAAGATGAAGAATTGAGTCCAGGTGAGAATGTGAAGTTGGGAGCCAAGAGGACCAGAAGTGGTAGAGGGAGTGAAACATTTGCGACAGATCATTCAGGAGTTGGAATTTCTGGAAGCCAGATGATGACTTCTGAGCCTTCGTATTTCAACTTAAGATATGGTATGTCAGGCAAGAGATTGCCTCCCCTCAAGCATGCTGAGTCTCAGCATCAATACAGCCCACTATTTAAGGTTGATGAAAAGGTTGAACTGTTGTGCCAAGATAGTGGTATTCGAGGCTGCTGGTTTAGGTGTACTGTCTTGCAGGTCTCCCGAAAACAGATAAAAGTTCAGTATGATGATCTGCGAGATGAAGATGAGTATGGCAATCTTGAG GAATGGATCCTGGCTTTCAAATTGGCTGTGCTTGATAAACTTGGTATGAGGTGCTCAGGCCGTCCAACAATTCGACCAGCTCCTCCTTTAAATGAACAAACAGATCTAGCTTTTGAGGTTGGCTCTGCCGTTGATGCATGGTGGAGTGATGGATGGTGGGAAGGGGTTGTAACTGGAATCAGCAGTAGCAATGATGATATTCTGCAAGTTTACTTTCCTG GTGAGAGTTTCTTCTTGAGCATACACAAAAAGAATCTAAGGACTTCCAGAGATTGGGTGGATAATCAATGGATTGATATTCAGGCAAAACCTGATATACTTTCGGCAATATCAGTAACAATTAGCCCAGATGCCAAAATGTCCACGTCTTCAACAATTACCAAGGACATGAAGCCCAGTGGTTTTGATTTTTCCTATACTGAAGTTCATACTAGTGCTGAGCTTAATAACATTGAAGACAAAGAGTCAGACATAGCTACATTGGTCAGGACTGGCAGCATCCTGGAGGATATGGACTGTGATGATGATAGGAAGCCTCCATCATCTGATGACAAAGCTGATGAGGATGGTGGTAATGACATTAATGTTAGTCATGATGAAGTAGATGGAGTACAAGGCAatgatgaagatgaggttgatgGTGATGTTAAAGAGAGTGATGAAAAAATAGATATAGTGGTGTTTGAGTCATCTGAGAAGAATTGTAAGGCTGTGGAATTCATGGAAGTGACGGCATAA